atgaacacacatacacaaagaaaataataaatatgcctTCAGTTCTTCTATATTACTCTGTATCCTTTAaactataatgcattttatataaatatttctattcaTAATGCCAAGTTACCGAAATGATGCAAAACATCAGTAACCAGAGCTTGTCTAACCAGTGCATTTATGCATCAGGTCTAGTTTCTATGTGAAAAAAAATGCTATAGCTTCCCTGAGATTTGTTCAAATTAACCTAGAAAAGGGAGGTCAATCCTGAGATGTGACTTGATGGCTGGTGTAGGCTGGAAATCAAATGAACTGCTTTGGGGGCAGTCTGTTGATAACTCGTTGATGAAGTGATTTCATTAAGAGTTAATGGATCTCATGTGTCCTGCTCTTATCCATGGCGTTACTGATCCAGACCAAAACACTGCGAAACTCACTCTGTGCTTTGTAGAGACCATTTGGCTGCAGCTGCATATGAAAAACAAAGAGGGTTActcataaaacataatgcaataGACATCTCATAGGCATAATAAGAGATGATAAGCTTTTTGGTCAGTGATGAGTAttctgataaagaaaatgtaacttCTATTTTACCACCTGAACTAGCATTGTCTTGTCATAAAAAGGTGAAAATatctattatttttaaatatttgttcatCTTGACAGTTAAAAAAGTAAAGTTAACTTAATGTAAGCTGAGGCTGCAAAACGGATAAACTAAGTAAATATTTCTTACCATCTTAAGTTTGTCCTCGATTGTTTTAAGATTCTCTCTTGCACATTGTGAAAGCGTTTGTTTGCCTTTAGTCTCCTgtgtcaagaaaaaaataaatcagttaaaaatgaaaatgcataaaaatgtttgCAGATGCGTGGAAACATAAAACAACTGTTGCTAGTTCCCACAATcacttttacattacatttagtttcAATGACTTCATCAACAAGTATATGTACTGTACAAAGTATCAGATGTTAGTGATATCTTTCTTACACAGATCTCCATCATGTCCTTCAGCCTTGCGAAAGAATCCATAAACAGTTTTGGCAGCTGATGAGTGTTGTTCTTCCACAAATTTTGGAATACATGTTCGTCATAGATTTCCAGGATGCGTTTGAAGTCAGGAGCATTCAGTTTCTGTAAGGAAGTGTGcaatcagtttattttattttcagtcattttttaATGAAGTGTTCAGATGCAAAAACCCTCTAAATCCGTcagatttcatttattttctttctaaatAAGTACGTAAAAAAAACCACTTAAAAAAGCTTACAATTTAAATTCCTGCTGAAGTTCAGGTATAAAggtaaataatgcataattattaTCTTACCTTTGAGCACTTTTTAAGTTTTCCTAATATTTGGTGGTAGGGTGCATTGTCCCTCTAGAACAACAAAAGAACATTTGTTATGCATGTCCCcttattaaatatacatatagtAATATACATATTGTGATTGGAGTCCGTGTATGAATTAGGATACTTACAGGTAGATATTTCTGGATGAGTTCGGAAGTCTCCATAATGTCTTTGATCATAGGTGGAGTGATATGCAGGTTCAAGCACTCTTCTTGCTTCTGGTCAAGAGCGCAGCACAGGACAGTGCAGAGGGCGAGCATGGTTACGATCCGCATCCTGGTTCGATTTCAGAGAGGGTTGAAACGTATTGTACAGTCTGTACAGTAGATCGGTGTGTTTTAAAAAACCACTGACATTCATAGCTTTTATAGCTCCAAtctttgtgaagaaaaaaaaatcccacactTGTGACGGAGTTTCTTTTTAACCTCAAATGCTGAGGATTGCATATTGGCTCGGCCCTCATTTTTCCTTGTGGGTTCTGTCACCTGTTGGCCTATGTGGTTTTGCATTCTAGATACGAAAGGCTTGTGCAAATCAATTAATGGACGATGAAAACTAGGTTGCAAAAGCATAAAATGTGTTGCGATGCATTTAAACCTACAGTATTTCCTTTGATGTGATGTCTTGAAACTATTTAGCTATTGGGAAAATActgtgggaatttttttttacaatatagaaCATTAAAATGATGGCAGTGCTATAATAAAATATTCTTAGTTTCTTTgttcaaaaaataattataaaatagatTAACTATACAAAATCAGATTAACTATACAATATTatctatagttatatatatatatatagatatatatatatagttatatatatatatatatgtatatatatatgtatatatatatatgtatatatatatatatatatatatatatatatatatatatatatatatgtatatatatatatatatatatatatatatatatatataactatagttatatagtataataatataatataataaataatatatgtatattttgtcAAGTCCCCCTGCAAATTTAGAGTAGAGGTTGCTGACATTTACCGAGACACGTTTTACCATGACAAAGTATAACCCCTCTTCCAAAGGGCTTAACCACTTTCTCAAACCAGGTCAGCACCTTCAAAACTCAGTGAAGAACTTGACTTGACCCAGAAAGCGTTTTCAAGAGCTGAACCGTTACAATAAACATTTGAGTCAGAGGGTGCAAGAGGAAGTTCAGCGTTGCATTTATTGGAAGACCACTAGTTTGATCAAGTCTTCTAGACCAAATTTAACTTGGCTCAGATGAACTGAGTCATGCTGAATCACTATGAATGAAAGGGAAAAAGGCTTCCCAATATCACTTCTTCTTCAACCACAAGATCTGATAGTATCAGAGGTGAAAGCTAAAAATACCCCAGCTGATTGAACCATTAAGTCATgcattatactgtacatatgtgTTGGGAACTTTCGCttttgtctctgtgtttgtgttaaatgtgTTACACAATACACACAAGGAAACATGAACCTGAAAATTCCCAAGCCTTTCATTATCCTATGCTTGTCACCATTTTTCATGTATTTTCCCTTCTCGTTAAGGTTCTGAAATATCCTCTCTGAGGCATTACAGGCTGAGATGGAGTGTCCAACAGTGGGGCACTTCCTGGGAATTTCACAACACCTCAGACCTGCAGATTGGAGGATAGTACATAGGCATGGGAACAGATTTTTGGCAGGTGATGCAGTTTTGATAAACACAAATTGTGCACATGCAAAGCATCAAGGCATCAGAGAATTGCTTAGGCAAATGACGCTATATGATATTAAAAATGggtatgcatgtatttttttttaactacactAAAAAGAAATGGCCAATCATAAACTGACTTTTTACGTATTTAACGTATACTATATTGACACAGGTATTGGGATGCCTGACCATTACACCAACAGGgacttgaatgtcattgcattctAAATATAAAGACATTCATATGAATTTGGTCCCACTTTTGGAGCTAACAGCATCTTCCCCAAACTGTTCCCACAAAGTTGGAAACATAGAATTTACCAAAATGTCTTGTTATGGGTTGCAATGGTGCCGTGACCCAGATGGGAGTGAGATTTAGGGGACTGACTGTAATGGAACCCAGTTGGTAAGTGCTGTGCTGGTAAACCTTACTCCCCTGATAACAAGTAGTACATTAGCGACTGACACTATGCCCTAAACAGGGCTGAAAATGCCAATGGAAATGCTTCTCTTTTAGGGTGTTTCCTGCTCCTGATCATGAATGCAGACTGCAGTTTTTGTCATTCAAGCTCAGATCTTCTCGTTATAACAAAGTGTATAGATGATGTATATAATAGCTTCAGTGTGCAGTGTAGAGAGCATTTTTGGAAAATGTTGTCTGATCTTGCTCTATTTCGTCAGGGAAAATAGTTTCAAATAAACTTATCTTCAAACAAACACTGTGGTGTTTCGTTTATGAATCAATCTGTATTTTTTAACTAATctagtgagtcaatgattcaatgtCTCATTCGTAAAGGAAATCACTTTCTTCgttcctaaatgaatcagcccTTTGAACGAATcgattgaatgaatgattcaatgacacaGACAATGGGCCCTAttatacacccggcgcaatgcgatgcaaggctcagcgcaagtgtgtttgctagtttcgcATTTTACCGTCCAGTGCCACATTGTTTAATTAGGAAATGCATTTGCGCTAGGGCTGGTACAAcacgtcgaggtcatcgatgacgtcgacgcaaaaaatacgtcgacgcaaaatatgcgcatcgattcgtctacctgtttttatttctctaaaaaacgtttgcaaaacgtttaccttatgtgcgctgaatatacgcgatggccggatcaacattctgtccaacgttatataaccaatccaggggtttttctgcattgatctttttttttggcggctgtcaaagccttatttgatcggtgagtgatgtagaatagaatgactgtgctgcgcctgatagggcacgtacgagagagagccccggctgcgcgtgcgcagtcttcaaacaacacgagcgcttcttgctctctctctccctcgtgcatataatcaaaatcattaaacacgatagaaaaacaccaaagtttcatgcGCGCTCGCGCATTCACAGTCTTcaaaactacacgagcgctgtcttgctctctctctctctctctctctctctctctccctccctcgtgcgtattaaccaaaatcattacacacgatagaaaaagagcggaacgccaaagtttcacgtggagcattcggagattttttttttctccatgacaggctgctggctcccactgttaattttttttttttttggaaaagcactctgtattagcttaaagccctcaagtttacattggttactgtattctttcaattgctctaaacaagtattttgggtgaccttttttattgaatgctagacatcaagttgttattttcatctgaaagaagaactttttttcagtaagctaggccctatgtgttcagtaagctggtttcagtaagctatgcgttttcaaggcttcaaggttttattgaatgctatctctatacaagtgcaaaagtaatgcattgttagtcagtcttttattttgtaattttaagcaataaacatatattgcaatgttaaggaattcatgtttttttcattcagatatgtaaatcaacatgtataaattgttagtatcgtaatcgaatcggtctgaaaaattaatcgttcaCTGTAAAacttttcactgtaaatttacagtaaaattctgGCAGCTGGGTTGCcagccacatactgtatttttacagaacTAGTACTGCAAACACAATTTACAGTACTAGTTCTGTAAACCGttgtactgtaaatttacagtaaaatactggcagctgggttgccagccacatactgtatttttacagaacTAGAACTGTAATCAGAATTTACAGTACTAGTTCTGTAAACCAttgtactgtaaatttacagtaaaatactggcaggtgggttgccagccacatactgtattttccTACATTTACAGCACAGCACTGTAATTCcaaaatacagtatataccaCAATTTTACGGAATTATACTGTCTACAGCAATGGCTCAATGTCATGGTGAAAATGGCCCTAGGTTGATTTTActctgaaccatccctttaaatacCCTTATTTTACTAAGGCCTAGACCTggcttaaagggtaagttcaccgacatataaaaaatatgtcatatatgactcacactcatgttgttccaaacctgtaagaccacagtttaagatattttagatttagtccgagagctctcagtccctccattgaaactgcatgtacggtctactgtccatgtccagaaaggtaagaaaaacatcttcaaagtagtccactgcagtgttgtgaacacactcacaacagacccggaagagaagacaatgttgaataaagtcgtaacggtttttatttttggaccaaaatgtattttcgatgcttcaaaatattctaactgaccctctgatgtcacatggactactttgattatgtttttcttacctttctggacatagacAGTACGGGCTGGGTAcagaacttcgatgcctttatggtatcgaacgaaaaacttcgatactatgagtatcgaaaaattagtcatctttcggtgccaaatttcggttccaaaagccaagcagcggttttttttttttttttcaagcagctGTGCCCgtgtgtgtgagcttgtagcatagccTACGTGCATGTAAAGACCTAACTTCGCTGTGactggctgtccaccaccacgtgacggggacgatttctgaagatactcgcagtcacacaacacaagtgtagttttttctcaaaacgtttccgttttacaatgcaaAAGAGGTCTAAAGAGTATCGCGAACCAaagccggtgttacggtttaactggttaccgtgttatctcgtgaccaacttcctggtttaggtctccgctgcagatgtgctggaacgacggcagcagattcAGCGATTCTGAAAGCACCAACTGACttgatattaagtgtctaataaacgcagaaaTGCTCATTGCATgactctgatattcttgtaaagattaaaagttattagtatgatcgcccgtttcgcggctgaagtaggataaacaaaataaaaataaaaataaagcacgtCTGTGTTTGCGCGGGTTTCAAACACGCGCTAAAAAATGGCGAGCGCCACGAGACAACAGTCACGAACCAgcgagctaccgatctacaccgaaTTAGCTCCAGGACTCTGGATTCAAGACAGAACTCTCTGCGTCACATCgtacagctgctgaatcaaggaaatgtgaccatgttaacttgtgacctgtgtttacctattatgaaaataaaccatagcagaacgatgactacattttatggttcatgatgttaaagaacatttcatgacttctcagacaactgtacatttgtggctactgtgggttaattataaactaaagaaaatgtaccatgtttgtactatggtaaatatgagttaacgatagcgtttaaaattaacccacagtagccacaaatgtacagttgtctgagaagtcatgaaatgttctttaacccacaaatgcagtttgatttttcactaaaaaggttttttttttacattcctttgcattttagttggttcaatattagcctgtacacaatatcatttgtttatttatttatttataatatgttcatgttgtggtttttgttcattttggccAAGTTAGGATTGATACCAATCCTGAGTGTCTGCTGgcacacccctatccaaaaagcacaaccagttgtattaataatgttatcctgaatgtgaagtgttaccagaatttgttttaattaaggtgaaaaataaa
The DNA window shown above is from Carassius carassius chromosome 26, fCarCar2.1, whole genome shotgun sequence and carries:
- the il26 gene encoding interleukin-26 — its product is MRIVTMLALCTVLCCALDQKQEECLNLHITPPMIKDIMETSELIQKYLPRDNAPYHQILGKLKKCSKKLNAPDFKRILEIYDEHVFQNLWKNNTHQLPKLFMDSFARLKDMMEICETKGKQTLSQCARENLKTIEDKLKMLQPNGLYKAQSEFRSVLVWISNAMDKSRTHEIH